The genome window GTTCGGCTGGGATGGCGGAGTAGGCACATCCGGCTATTCGGATCCAGCGGAGAATATGGTCGGGATCCTCATGACCCAGCGAATGATGCAATCTCCTGAACCTCCGCGGGTATTTGTCGACTTCTGGACTTCTGCTTATCAAGCGATTGACGAGTAAGAAAGCAAGAGTTCCATCCGCCTCCGTACTATGCCATCTGTTTGATTCATAAATTGATGCATGGCGAGAAAAGGAGGGAGCCTCTATGTTTGCACGGATGGTCTTTTTCAAGCTGGAGCCAGGCAGCAGACGATTAGCCGAAAAGGTGGTTCAGGAATTGAACCTTCTTGCCCGAAAGCAAAAAGGCTTTCGCGGGAATTCGTATTTCTTTGAAGATCACAAGGGGGAATACGCCGCCCTGAATTATTGGGAATCGAAGAAAGACGCGGAATCGGCAAATGCGATCATGTTTCCGCATTTTCGTGAAGCGGTCAAGGACGCGATGAAAGAAGAGCCTGATCTGCGGATATTCGAGGTGTATGACCCTATGGAAAAAGTGCCGCTCGATACGTCAGTGAGCCTCTACGATTATTGAGTGGTCCTGTGTTTATGGAAAAAGCAGGTCTTCTCCCGGCAGCAAAGGGAGGAGATGAAGGACCGAAAGCGGGAACTCAAAAGGCAAAAAGCGAAGGCCAAGCATCGAGGCAAATGACATCAAGCGCAAGAAGCCCCTTACGACGTTCAAAGCCGTAAGGGGCTTTTCTTTATATAGACTTGCAGCGGGCAGGATCGGCTAGCCGAATATTAAGTGCGTTCGAATGCTTTTCGTCTGAAGTACAGAAAAAGAGGAAACGCAAAAGACAAGCCTATCGTTAAAGTTGCAACAATGTATAGCCACCAATGCTTCATTTGATGTTTTCTGGCTTCATGATAGGAAAACACCCAGAAAGTGAGGCAGCAGATGAGAAAATCAGTGGCGAAGAACGATGAAATGTTGTTTGCGAACAGCTCTGATACAAAGAGATTCACATCTAATCCATGTGAGCGTAAAAACGGAATGAAATGACTGTAAGGCAAAATGGCTCCAGCAATCGTTAGGAACAAATAAAAGGATTTCATTTCCAAACCCCCCTTTTGGAGGATATTATACAAATGGCCAGGGCTCCCTTTCAATTAGCAGCAAGTTATTTATTTGACAATTTCGAGACACTTCTTGCGGAGGCTTGAACGAGGTCTTTTGATGGGACGAATGGTAGTGGAAAATCAAAAAAGAACCTGGACAGGCTTACCAGGTTCCT of Brevibacillus choshinensis contains these proteins:
- a CDS encoding antibiotic biosynthesis monooxygenase family protein, which encodes MFARMVFFKLEPGSRRLAEKVVQELNLLARKQKGFRGNSYFFEDHKGEYAALNYWESKKDAESANAIMFPHFREAVKDAMKEEPDLRIFEVYDPMEKVPLDTSVSLYDY
- a CDS encoding DUF2834 domain-containing protein, which encodes MKSFYLFLTIAGAILPYSHFIPFLRSHGLDVNLFVSELFANNISSFFATDFLICCLTFWVFSYHEARKHQMKHWWLYIVATLTIGLSFAFPLFLYFRRKAFERT
- a CDS encoding DUF2992 family protein, which codes for MVLCLWKKQVFSRQQREEMKDRKRELKRQKAKAKHRGK